Within Mustela nigripes isolate SB6536 chromosome 3, MUSNIG.SB6536, whole genome shotgun sequence, the genomic segment CTGGGGGTGAAGAGGAAAATGTGAGGCGTGGGGGGTGCCCTGGGCCTCCCTGTCTCCTCTCGGCTGAGTGGCGGGTGGCCGTGGCCCCGGGGAGGCGCCTGACCCCACCTcttcccccgccccgccccgcagccCCCTGATGCTGAATGACGGCAGCTCGGCACATTCCGGGCCCAAGTACGGCCGGCAGTACTCCCTGCAGCACGTCCACGGCCCGGGCCCCTACTCGGTGAGCGCGCCGTGCCGCGGGGCTGGCCCGGGCAGGGGTGGGCGTGCTGCGGCTCCTGCCACATAGGCCGCCTCCCTCCGATGGCAGGCTCCCTCCCCGGCCTACAGCAGCTCCAGCCTCTACTCCCCAGATGCCGTGGCCAGCTCCGGACCCATCATCTCCGACATCACCGAACTGGCCCCCGGCAGCCCCTTGGCCTCCCCGGGCGGAAGCGTAGACGAGAGGTGGGGGCCGCGTCCTCTTCCCagcggccggggcggggggaaCGGGGGCGCCCACAGAGCCGGCTGCTGACGCGTGTGCTCCCCGGACGCAGGCCACTCTCCGGCAGCCCCCTGGTGCGCGTCAAGGAGGAGCCCCCCAGCCCTCCTCGGAGCCCCCGGGTGGAGGCGGCCAGTCCCGGACGCCCGTCCTCCGTCGTGGAGACACCCCTGTCCCCAACCGCCCTCATCGACTCCATCCTGCGGGAAAGCGAGcctgcccccgccgcccccgccgcccccctcaCAGATGCAGGGGCCCGCCACCCCTCACCCTCGCCCCCACCTGCCTCGGCCCCCGAGAAGTGCCTCAGCGTAGCCTGCCTGGACAAGTGAGTGCCACCCCCGCCCACCTCCACTGCGGCCTCTGGAAGCGCAGCCGGGCCTCCAGCCAGGACCGTCCGGGAGGTCGTCAGGCTGCGGGCACGGGGTCGCCGGGGAGGCGCCTGCACATCtggccctgagcccagagctcgCTCGTCCCACGTCCTCACGGCCTCAGGAGCCTAGGGTGTGTGGCCTCGCGGGCCTGTTCCACCTGCTCTCTGAGCTGCCCTGGCTGCTGCCGTCACCCCTTCCTGCGACAGGCCGCTGCCCTGTCCTGCTGGCCAGCAGAGGGCTCGCCCCAGAGGCCAGGCGAGCAAGGGCGGGGGGCACGGAGTCCACCGGCCCCCACCTGCAATCGGGGGGCTCTTGTCTTTGTATCTTGCAGTTTGGCTCGCGCTCCACAGATGTCTGGGGTCGCccgcctcttcccctgcccctcctctctgcatGGCCGAGTCCAGCCAGGGTTAGCGCCGTCCccactggggagggaggagggctccGCCAGAGctcaggcccctccccagcctcgGACCAGACCCTGGCCTGGCCGTGAGCACTTGGCCCTGCCTGGTGAACAGGTGTCCCAGGTCTTCTGCAGCAGGGGGCAGCCCGCCACCTACCCCAGGCTCTGGGGCCCAAGCCAGTGCCCCAGGTCACTGACCAACAGAACTGGGGCTCCCAGCCTGGCAGCTGCCACCCATGCGGCCAGAGTCCCAGCTGCTGTGCTGACCCGCTTCCtctcagggcagggctgggccccgTGGACACCTCCCAGGACCAGCCAGGCCACCGTCCTGTAGCACAGGTCCACCAGGTGGCCCACCGCCTTCAGACCCACGCCTCCTTCCCAGCACACACCAGGGCAGAGACCAGCCCTGCGTAGCCGGCCCACGGTTCCCTCGCCCCATCCCCCCGGTCCTGCAGTGTAAAGGCAAGACCTCGTCGAGCCTGAAAAACTGCCCCCAGCTATTCTGAGCACTGAGCCCCTCCTGGGCCCTCCTGCCATCTCGGCCCAGCCCGCATGGCCTCAGCTACCCTCCCATACACGTGCCCCGGGCCCACACCAGGGAGGGCGTGACGGGGGCCCGGGTTGGGGGGGTGCAGCTGagggcagcccccccaccccacccccgggctGGTGTGTGTGGGCACCGGCGGGAAGGCATctacctgggggtgcctggagcTCCGCTTGACCCGCCCCGCCTGCTCTGGCCAGGACCGAGCTCAGTGAGCACTTGGACGCCATGGACTCCAACCTGGACAGCCTGCAGACCATGCTGACGAGCCACGGCTTCAGCGTGGACACGAGCGCGCTGCTGGACGTGAGCGCTGCCCTGCCCCGTCCCCGCCCGCGCCCAGCCCCCGGCGCAGCCTGACTGCCCTCCCTTCCCCGCAGCTGTTCAGCCCCTCGGTGACCGTGCCCGACATGAGCCTGCCCGACCTGGACAGCAGCCTGGCCAGCGTGCGTAGGCAGGGCGGGGACAGCAGAggcgtgggggctgggggggcggcGACAGGGGGCCTCACTCCGCCCCCTCCTGTCCTGGCAGATCCAGGAGCTTCTCTCCCCCCAGGAGCCGCCCAGGCCCCTTGAGGCTGAGAACAGCAGCCCTGACTCAGGTGAGTGgagcccccaacccctgccctgccGCCCACGTGCCCTCCGGCCGGTGCCCtgaccctgccccgcccccagggaAGCAGCTGGTGCACTACACGGCGCAACCCCTGTTCCTGGTGGACCCGGGCTCCATGGATATGGGGAGCAGCGACCTGCCCGTGCTCTTCGAGCTGGGGGAGGGCTCCTACTTCTCGGAGGGGGACGACTACACAGATGACCCCACCATCTCCCTGCTGACGGGCTCCGAGCCCCCCAAAGCCAAGGACCCCACTGTCTCCTAGAGGCCCCAGGAGGAAGGCTGGCCGAGGGGCGAGGCGTGGACCCCGGTCAGCAGCAAAGGCTGACAGCCACACGGGGACTGACGGCACTGCTCGTGCTCAGTCAGGATTGGATTTGGGATTTTTACATGAGTCTCCCTCACCTCCTCAgtagagatacacacacacggacagacggacggacggacggacgagACTGGCAGAGACCTATAAACGACAGACTCTACGCTGTGGCCTCCTGTGTGTGTTTCCTCCCGCCACCCCCCAGGGTGGGCCCCAGGGACATGGGTCCGGGAAGGGGGCTAGAGGTCTGGGCCGTGGTGGCCCCCTCAGAGGGAAGGTCGATGGTCAGAGCCTAGCCGTGCGCACCGGACTCCACAGGACCCGTGTGTGTGCTCACAATTCTTTATTCGAGGACCTGGAAATGGGCAGTGGGACGGACCCACAGGAGCGCCCTTCCCAAGACCTCCCCACGAGGGGACTGGGGGAGCGCGGGCGGGCGTGCTGGAGCCTCCCCTGGCCGCGGAACCCTGCTTGTCACAGGTTCTCGAGGCACTGGCTGGTGCGGGagcagaggagaggtggggaggggaggcagcagagcGGCCCAGGAAGGCCCTCTACCCCTGACTCCATCACCACGAGAGGAGGCGGGGACCTGAGGCTGGGCAGATTctgggtgggtgggaggcagcATGGCCCTTGAggcccaggcaccccctcacctGCCTTGTCAGACCATGTCTGTGACTGGGGcccacagagccagacatggCCTCGGGGTCTTCGATAGAGCCTAACGCACCGAGTCAGGTGGGAACGGGCTCCAGGCTGCCCCCCATCAGGCTGCCCCCCAGGCTTGGCAGGTAACAGTCTGGGAGCACACCTTCCTGAGGGCCGCACTCAGGCGTGCACGTGAGCTGCCCAGTGCGACAACTAGGTGGGCGGGGCCCCAACCCAGGGCACCTGAGAGCCCCTCCTGGGtgccaggcaggggcagagagctgGCGTTCAAGCCTTTGCATGGATGTGCTCAGGAGGAAGACCAAAGTTATGGGTCAGGCCAGGCCACCTGCCTCCCCCCAAGGGTCCCGGGACTCAGCCACCGTGAGCATCACAGCCTAAGAAGGGTACCAGCATGCGGTGCCGCCAGGCCAGCCACTGGTTCTGATTCTTGGCCCTCGGGCACACTCTGGACCTCCAGCCTGTGCCCCGAGCCAAGGTCCCCTGCTGGGAAGTCCTTGGGCATCATCTTCTTCCAAGGCCCCAGCACAGGGACCACAGAGCTCTGagctgctcccccaccccaacaacgCACACACACGCCAGGTTAACAAGGGCAGTGACAGGACAGGACATGTGACCTCAGCCAGGTCCTGCTGGGCGGTGGGGGTTGCCGCCTGTGGTAGAGAAACGAGTGCCGGGGAGGAGGAGTCGACCTCAGGGGCACTGTGGCTTTGCTCCTGCCCCTCCAGCCAGgacacagccccccacccccgagagCACCACTAGCACCCCACGACCCCCGCAGGCTGAGGGCACCACTCCAGACAGCACTTTATTGATCCCCTCAGACCCCTGGGCAGGGTCGGCACAGGTTCTGGGACACTGGGCTGCCGTCCCTGAGTAGGGCAGGAAGGAGCCCCATAGGGGCAGAGAAGCCCTCCGGACAGCCAGGCCCCCTCCCTGGCACACAGGTGGGAGGGCGGGCTCCGGCCATGGGCAGTGAGGCGGGAGGAGGAGGCCACAGGCCCAGCCGTGGAGGAGCTCAGGCCCCGGCCACGGGGGCCTCGTAGTTGAGCACGTAGTAATCGTGGACGTACATGAGCACGGCCACCGGCTGCCCGATGATCAGCGTCAGCCACACGGCCGCGTTGCCGTAGTTGCCCTGGAAGAAGCGGCTCACCAGCCAGGCCAGAGGGATCTGGAGACGCGGGCCCAGGTCAGCCAGCCGCCACGGAGGACCCAAGGAGAGGCCCAGggccgcggggggcggggggcaggggtcaCGCTCACCTGCGCCATCATGCCTGTGAAGGCCCAGAGGCGGAACATGTGCAGAGGCACGCTCACCAGGTACTGCAAGGGGGGGCGATGGGCGTCAGCCACCGCCACGGCCACACGCACCCAGGGGGCCAGGGACGGGGCTGACCGGAGTGACGGGCGGCATGCGCCTGGGGGACAGGGACAGAACGGGCTGAAGCGGGGGGCTGCACGTGCGGTCGGTGGTGGGGCACGGGGCTGGTCGTGCCTGCAGCGCGCTCACCTCGTGGAAGAAAGCCGAGGCAAAGAACACCCCGGTTCTGGCCAGCCACTTGCTGCTGCCCCGGCGAAGCATGGGCTTGTAGAAGTGTCTGCAGAGGGAAGGGGCCGTgggccgggggctggggctgggccggcGCACACAGCTGCCCACGACCGCCCCCACCGCCATCCCTTGCCTGCGCCCACCTGAGGCACCATTTGTGCACAGGGATGTTCCAGTTCTGCCAGAAGTAGGTGACGGACTCCGagttcctgggggtggggagcagcggGTGAGCAGCTGGCGGCCGCCGCCGCCCACCCCAGCCGCACCCCCGAGGCCACCCACCACCAGTCCCGGTAGAACTCCCGGTCTCCGAACTGCATGAGCTCAGCCACGGCGTTCATGCAGGAGTGAAAGAACCAGTAGAAGAAGATGAGCCAGATGAGGTGGTTGGGGACctgcagggggaggcagggccgGGTTGAGAGACGTTGCCCCCgccagcccccctgcccccgtCCTCCCCAGGCTGCTCACCGCCAGCTTCAGGAGGCGCTCGATGATGCGGGAATAATCCATgtcctgcagagacagagctcagCGGGCTCCCCGGGCGgctccccacctgccctccaccccagcccGGGGGAACCTGAGCGCTCACCTTGAAAGGCTTCATGGAGTTCTGGATGGTGGGGACCATCCACTGCAGAAGGGGGCACAGCGTCAGCGCCCGGGGCCACCCGCCCCCCCTCCGGCCCGGCCCAGCCCTGCCCGGCCCTGCCCGGCGTACCTGCTGGATCAGCCCCACCTGGAGCTGAGTCAGAAACAgctgagggaggaagcagaggggagcaggctgagcccctgcagcccaggcagcacccccagcccacccccgcccccttccccgtGGCCAGCTCCCACCCTCACCATCTCCAGCAGCCGCCGCAGCAGGAAGCGCTTTCGGATGCGGGGCGAGCGGGGGAAGTTGAGCTCATAGCACAGAGTCGGAGCAAAGAGGAAGTAGTACAGATCTGGAACAGGAGGCTGGGGCTAGCACCGGCCAGGCCGCGCCCTGCTGACCCTgtgcccctgccctccagccaaGTCCCGGGGGCGTCCTCACCGCGATAGGTCAGGTTGTCCGGGTAGCTCACGGTGCGCGGGGCGGCTCCCCCGCTGGCCTTCTTACCTGCGGAAGCTTCAAGCGAGGGGGGCGGGTGAGGCCCTGCTGCTGCCCAAGTCTGGCCCCGGGACAGGTGGCACGAGCTCTGaggccccagccctgggcagcccctCACCAGCCTTGGCCCTGGCCTTGGCCCTGCGTTCTCGGCACCACAGGTTGACATCCCGGTAGGAGAAGAGCTTGAGGAACAGGATGGTGTACACCATCAGAGCCAGCACGGAGCCCActgcaggagaggcaggctcaAGCCACAGCCCTCCCACACAGCCGGCGGGagagccacagccacagcccctGCAGGCGGAGGGCCTGGGTCTCTCCTGCGGGCCTCGGAGACAGGCTGGGACACGGGTGAGATGAAGGGGGGCACACCTGGAGTGATGGACTCGAGCAGCAAGGCCACGGCCGCCGGGAAGCAGAGAATGCTGGCCAGGTTGGCCACGTGCAGCAGCAGCCCTGCCTGCTCCGTCAGGGCACcctggggtgggtgagggggaCCAGGGTGCTCAGTTGGTGTCCCACGCCCTAGGCAAGGCGTCGCCCTGGGGAAGGGCTACCAGGCCTGGGGCACAGCCCCTCCCAGGAGAGCTGCACACAGCCCCAGTGAGCAGAGCAGAcccctgggcagggcaggggtgggagggctcTGCTTACCACTGCCAGGCGCTTCTCCACCTGGAACGCAGCCACAGCAAAGACATTGGCCACTGAGGATGTAAGTGTCACAGGGCAGGTTCAGGCCCCGGTCAAGCCCTGTCCCGTCTCCACCCGAGGCCTTCCTTGGCTCCCAGCTCACCAATAACTAGACACAGGGCGGGCCAGCTGTAGGGGTCCTTCAGGAACAGAGACACCACCTGGATGGGGTCCACCAGGATGCCGTACCTGGGGATCGGGGGGTGAGGCctgagcaggtggggaggggctgcaggggtggggccagggccctggggaagaCACTCACTTGATGAGGTTTTCTAAAAATAACCGTGCATTGCTCAAGATCtgcaagagagaggaagggcacaGCCCCATTAGCCCCGGCCACGGggcgccccaccccccagctcctcTCAGTGCCTATAGGGGCAAGAGCCCCCGGTCCcgagggacacatgcaccctgtGAGCCCAGGCCTGTCCGGCCCGCACGCCAAGCTCCCAGACTcaccacccccctcacccccactagCGCAGGGACAGGAAGTCCTTCCGCGATGCCCCCTTCACCCCAACAAGAGGGAATCGACCCCAACACCGGACACCAGGGTCTGCAGCAGCACAGACTGACCCGCTGCCTCACAGCCCCCATCTGTCTCACTGAGCTGGCGGGGGCCCCAAGGCCCAAGGCAGGGGCAGCCACTCCTTGGGGAGTaggggggagtagggagaggcagCTGACCGGAGTCCTCAGGGGCCGGGCAGCTGAAGCCCAAGTGCCCCTTGGTACTCACGCTCCTGCCCCGGTAGCGCTCCAGGCCCGGGCACGTGGCTCCAAAGGAGCTCCCGAGGGACAGAACCCCCACGGAGATGGGTTCTGTCTGGCTCTGGCCTGGGGCTGAGGAATGGCTTCCCTCTGCAGGCATGAGGGTCTGCTACTCCATCCCATAAGGTACAGACCCTGCCGAATGCCCCAAACTCGGGCCCTGGCCATGGCTCGTGGTAGATTCTGAGGAAGAGTGATGCCGGGCAGCGGACGCCGGTGGGATCCCTTAcctgggtggtcagggaaggcttcacaaGGAGGTGAAAACCTGAGAGACACAGGGGCCCTGCCACCAACCCGGCCTGCCCGCCACAGATGTGCCGTCACCACGCCTGGTGGTGGCCTGTCCGGAAGGCCCACAGCAAGCCCGCAGGAGCCGGAGCTGCCGGGGGACTGCGCGCACCCCCAGGCCCAGGCCACAGAGGGAACGGCCCAAGCAGCGGCGAACACGGTGCACATCCCCCTCCAGCGAGGGCTGGGAGAGGCGCCAGCAGCAGAGGAGAGGTTCTGGGGCTGCGCCAAAGGGCCAGGGGGGCCCACGGGGTTGCAGGCAACAGGAGTGCCGCCTGAGCTGCCCAGGGCCCACCCTCCAGGGCTGCCTCTACGAACCCCAGGCCGGGAAGGGCCTCCAGAGGCCAAGTACACACTCCTGAGGGTCTGGCCGGCGTCTGCCCACTGTCCCCTCGCTCAGCCGGCTTCCCCCACTAGACTGCAccacccttcccccagctccaCGCAGAGCCGCCCGGGCCCATGGGCAGCGAGGATGTGGGTGCGCCTGGAGCCCCTTCCACACGGGTAACCGGAGGAGCCACACCTGAGACAGGTGGCAGTGTCAGGGCAAGGGTCAAAGGCCTCTGGCCACATCAGCCTGAGTGGTGAGGGCTGGGCCCAGACAGGCCCTTGCCCCGTGCCCCTCCCTGAGGGCCACCCCTTGGCCCAGGGCGGAAGGTAGGGAGGCAAGGGCCCCGTGTAACCCCTCCCTGCAGGCCGCCTAGGAccaaggctgagggagagaggctCGGGGCCTTCAGAGTCAGGGCCTGGAGCGGCCAGGCTGAGCCCAAGAGCCACCCGCtcagccccgccccctccgcggGCCAGGCCGGCCAGGGGCTCCACACCCACAAGCGCCATTCAGGACAGAAGCAGCTGCCTGACCCCCAAGACCACTCACACCGGTCGCGGCTGGTTCAACAGGGACGCGAGCCGACTGTGTGGCCAACGCAGGGGCCGCTGCCAGGCCCCGCTCCAGCCCCGGCCCGACTCACCAGCATCACCACACACCAATTCAGGATCCCGCGGTAGTTGCTAAAGCCACTGTCGGAGCTGAACAAAGAGTCCTGCAGGCGGTGGCACCTGGGGCGGGAGACGACCCTCTCAGAAGCAGGCAG encodes:
- the HSF1 gene encoding heat shock factor protein 1 isoform X1 codes for the protein MDLPVGPGAAGPSNVPAFLTKLWTLVSDPDTDALICWSPQSGNSFHVFDQGQFAKEVLPKYFKHNNMASFVRQLNMYGFRKVVHIEQGGLVKPERDDTEFQHPCFLRGQEQLLENIKRKVTSVSTLKSEDMKTRQDSVTKLLTDVQLMKGRQESMDSRLLAMKHENEALWREVASLRQKHAQQQKVVNKLIQFLISLVQSNRILGVKRKIPLMLNDGSSAHSGPKYGRQYSLQHVHGPGPYSAPSPAYSSSSLYSPDAVASSGPIISDITELAPGSPLASPGGSVDERPLSGSPLVRVKEEPPSPPRSPRVEAASPGRPSSVVETPLSPTALIDSILRESEPAPAAPAAPLTDAGARHPSPSPPPASAPEKCLSVACLDNLARAPQMSGVARLFPCPSSLHGRVQPGTELSEHLDAMDSNLDSLQTMLTSHGFSVDTSALLDLFSPSVTVPDMSLPDLDSSLASIQELLSPQEPPRPLEAENSSPDSGKQLVHYTAQPLFLVDPGSMDMGSSDLPVLFELGEGSYFSEGDDYTDDPTISLLTGSEPPKAKDPTVS
- the HSF1 gene encoding heat shock factor protein 1 isoform X4 — translated: MDLPVGPGAAGPSNVPAFLTKLWTLVSDPDTDALICWSPQSGNSFHVFDQGQFAKEVLPKYFKHNNMASFVRQLNMYGFRKVVHIEQGGLVKPERDDTEFQHPCFLRGQEQLLENIKRKVTSVSTLKSEDMKTRQDSVTKLLTDVQLMKGRQESMDSRLLAMKHENEALWREVASLRQKHAQQQKVVNKLIQFLISLVQSNRILGVKRKIPLMLNDGSSAHSGPKYGRQYSLQHVHGPGPYSAPSPAYSSSSLYSPDAVASSGPIISDITELAPGSPLASPGGSVDERPLSGSPLVRVKEEPPSPPRSPRVEAASPGRPSSVVETPLSPTALIDSILRESEPAPAAPAAPLTDAGARHPSPSPPPASAPEKCLSVACLDNLARAPQMSGVARLFPCPSSLHGRVQPGTELSEHLDAMDSNLDSLQTMLTSHGFSVDTSALLDIQELLSPQEPPRPLEAENSSPDSGKQLVHYTAQPLFLVDPGSMDMGSSDLPVLFELGEGSYFSEGDDYTDDPTISLLTGSEPPKAKDPTVS
- the HSF1 gene encoding heat shock factor protein 1 isoform X2, producing MDLPVGPGAAGPSNVPAFLTKLWTLVSDPDTDALICWSPSGNSFHVFDQGQFAKEVLPKYFKHNNMASFVRQLNMYGFRKVVHIEQGGLVKPERDDTEFQHPCFLRGQEQLLENIKRKVTSVSTLKSEDMKTRQDSVTKLLTDVQLMKGRQESMDSRLLAMKHENEALWREVASLRQKHAQQQKVVNKLIQFLISLVQSNRILGVKRKIPLMLNDGSSAHSGPKYGRQYSLQHVHGPGPYSAPSPAYSSSSLYSPDAVASSGPIISDITELAPGSPLASPGGSVDERPLSGSPLVRVKEEPPSPPRSPRVEAASPGRPSSVVETPLSPTALIDSILRESEPAPAAPAAPLTDAGARHPSPSPPPASAPEKCLSVACLDNLARAPQMSGVARLFPCPSSLHGRVQPGTELSEHLDAMDSNLDSLQTMLTSHGFSVDTSALLDLFSPSVTVPDMSLPDLDSSLASIQELLSPQEPPRPLEAENSSPDSGKQLVHYTAQPLFLVDPGSMDMGSSDLPVLFELGEGSYFSEGDDYTDDPTISLLTGSEPPKAKDPTVS
- the HSF1 gene encoding heat shock factor protein 1 isoform X5 — protein: MDLPVGPGAAGPSNVPAFLTKLWTLVSDPDTDALICWSPQSGNSFHVFDQGQFAKEVLPKYFKHNNMASFVRQLNMYGFRKVVHIEQGGLVKPERDDTEFQHPCFLRGQEQLLENIKRKVTSVSTLKSEDMKTRQDSVTKLLTDVQLMKGRQESMDSRLLAMKHENEALWREVASLRQKHAQQQKVVNKLIQFLISLVQSNRILGVKRKIPLMLNDGSSAHSGPKYGRQYSLQHVHGPGPYSAPSPAYSSSSLYSPDAVASSGPIISDITELAPGSPLASPGGSVDERPLSGSPLVRVKEEPPSPPRSPRVEAASPGRPSSVVETPLSPTALIDSILRESEPAPAAPAAPLTDAGARHPSPSPPPASAPEKCLSVACLDKTELSEHLDAMDSNLDSLQTMLTSHGFSVDTSALLDLFSPSVTVPDMSLPDLDSSLASIQELLSPQEPPRPLEAENSSPDSGKQLVHYTAQPLFLVDPGSMDMGSSDLPVLFELGEGSYFSEGDDYTDDPTISLLTGSEPPKAKDPTVS
- the HSF1 gene encoding heat shock factor protein 1 isoform X6 codes for the protein MDLPVGPGAAGPSNVPAFLTKLWTLVSDPDTDALICWSPSGNSFHVFDQGQFAKEVLPKYFKHNNMASFVRQLNMYGFRKVVHIEQGGLVKPERDDTEFQHPCFLRGQEQLLENIKRKVTSVSTLKSEDMKTRQDSVTKLLTDVQLMKGRQESMDSRLLAMKHENEALWREVASLRQKHAQQQKVVNKLIQFLISLVQSNRILGVKRKIPLMLNDGSSAHSGPKYGRQYSLQHVHGPGPYSAPSPAYSSSSLYSPDAVASSGPIISDITELAPGSPLASPGGSVDERPLSGSPLVRVKEEPPSPPRSPRVEAASPGRPSSVVETPLSPTALIDSILRESEPAPAAPAAPLTDAGARHPSPSPPPASAPEKCLSVACLDKTELSEHLDAMDSNLDSLQTMLTSHGFSVDTSALLDLFSPSVTVPDMSLPDLDSSLASIQELLSPQEPPRPLEAENSSPDSGKQLVHYTAQPLFLVDPGSMDMGSSDLPVLFELGEGSYFSEGDDYTDDPTISLLTGSEPPKAKDPTVS
- the HSF1 gene encoding heat shock factor protein 1 isoform X3, which gives rise to MDLPVGPGAAGPSNVPAFLTKLWTLVSDPDTDALICWSPQSGNSFHVFDQGQFAKEVLPKYFKHNNMASFVRQLNMYGFRKVVHIEQGGLVKPERDDTEFQHPCFLRGQEQLLENIKRKVTSVSTLKSEDMKTRQDSVTKLLTDVQLMKGRQESMDSRLLAMKHENEALWREVASLRQKHAQQQKVVNKSNRILGVKRKIPLMLNDGSSAHSGPKYGRQYSLQHVHGPGPYSAPSPAYSSSSLYSPDAVASSGPIISDITELAPGSPLASPGGSVDERPLSGSPLVRVKEEPPSPPRSPRVEAASPGRPSSVVETPLSPTALIDSILRESEPAPAAPAAPLTDAGARHPSPSPPPASAPEKCLSVACLDNLARAPQMSGVARLFPCPSSLHGRVQPGTELSEHLDAMDSNLDSLQTMLTSHGFSVDTSALLDLFSPSVTVPDMSLPDLDSSLASIQELLSPQEPPRPLEAENSSPDSGKQLVHYTAQPLFLVDPGSMDMGSSDLPVLFELGEGSYFSEGDDYTDDPTISLLTGSEPPKAKDPTVS
- the DGAT1 gene encoding diacylglycerol O-acyltransferase 1, with product MGDRGGAGGSRRRRTGSRPSSQGGGGPAAAEEVRDEGPAGDAPAPAPAPAKDEDGGSDVGSGHWDLRCHRLQDSLFSSDSGFSNYRGILNWCVVMLILSNARLFLENLIKYGILVDPIQVVSLFLKDPYSWPALCLVIVANVFAVAAFQVEKRLAVGALTEQAGLLLHVANLASILCFPAAVALLLESITPVGSVLALMVYTILFLKLFSYRDVNLWCRERRAKARAKAASAGKKASGGAAPRTVSYPDNLTYRDLYYFLFAPTLCYELNFPRSPRIRKRFLLRRLLEMLFLTQLQVGLIQQWMVPTIQNSMKPFKDMDYSRIIERLLKLAVPNHLIWLIFFYWFFHSCMNAVAELMQFGDREFYRDWWNSESVTYFWQNWNIPVHKWCLRHFYKPMLRRGSSKWLARTGVFFASAFFHEYLVSVPLHMFRLWAFTGMMAQIPLAWLVSRFFQGNYGNAAVWLTLIIGQPVAVLMYVHDYYVLNYEAPVAGA